A window from Tenacibaculum singaporense encodes these proteins:
- the nhaA gene encoding Na+/H+ antiporter NhaA: protein MKKVSYNLYTNMIKKRIISPLQNFIKTESASGILLLAATLLALIWANSPFRDSYNHLWEYKIGFKSEHFELYKPLILWINDGLMAVFFFLIGLEIKREFLIGELNSTKKLAFPLFGALGGMLFPILFFYLLNKNPETSHGWGVPMATDIAFSLAVLNTLGKRIPLSLKVFLTAFAIVDDIGAVLVIALFYSTSIDITLISIAIGLLAFLYFIAHKGFYSHYVTFMFGAVIWVLFLKAGIHPTVAGILMAFAVPIRQKVHTPEFIANLSQIMDNIKKAKVAPKPILSKEQVAEIDNLDHWIEDYQSPLQLLEHKLHDLVAYAIIPIFALANAGVLIDGDANLDTSLIINIALCLILGNSIGITTIITTVKKLKIIEVPKDINAQHIVGVSFLAGIGFTMAIFIASLAFAKSPEFLGSAKIGVLLGSLVSAIIGYLILRYNKTDEIDNEEELSAS, encoded by the coding sequence ATGAAAAAAGTAAGTTACAATCTATATACAAACATGATAAAAAAGAGAATTATATCTCCACTTCAAAACTTTATAAAAACCGAAAGTGCTAGTGGTATTTTATTGTTGGCAGCTACTTTATTAGCCCTCATTTGGGCTAACTCTCCTTTTAGAGATAGTTATAATCATTTATGGGAGTATAAGATAGGTTTTAAGTCTGAACACTTTGAGTTATACAAACCATTAATACTTTGGATTAATGATGGGTTAATGGCAGTGTTCTTCTTTTTAATTGGTTTAGAGATTAAAAGAGAGTTCTTAATAGGTGAATTAAACTCTACTAAAAAACTAGCATTCCCTCTTTTTGGAGCGCTTGGTGGTATGTTATTTCCTATTTTATTCTTCTACCTTTTAAACAAGAACCCTGAAACAAGTCATGGATGGGGAGTTCCTATGGCTACAGATATAGCCTTTTCTTTAGCTGTTTTAAACACTTTAGGCAAAAGAATACCGCTGAGTTTAAAAGTATTTTTAACTGCTTTTGCTATTGTTGATGATATAGGAGCTGTTCTAGTAATTGCATTGTTTTATAGTACTAGTATTGATATTACATTGATATCTATCGCTATAGGTTTATTAGCTTTTCTTTATTTTATTGCTCATAAAGGTTTTTATTCTCACTACGTAACTTTTATGTTTGGAGCTGTAATTTGGGTTTTATTCTTAAAAGCAGGAATTCACCCAACTGTAGCAGGAATCTTAATGGCTTTTGCTGTACCTATCAGACAAAAAGTGCACACCCCTGAATTTATAGCTAATTTGTCACAAATAATGGATAATATCAAAAAAGCGAAGGTTGCACCTAAGCCAATATTATCAAAAGAGCAAGTGGCTGAAATAGATAACTTAGATCATTGGATTGAAGATTACCAATCTCCTCTTCAACTTTTAGAACACAAACTACATGATTTAGTTGCGTATGCAATTATCCCAATTTTTGCTTTAGCTAATGCAGGAGTTTTAATAGATGGTGATGCTAACTTAGACACATCCTTAATAATTAATATCGCTTTATGTTTAATTTTAGGAAACAGTATTGGAATTACTACAATTATTACCACAGTTAAAAAGCTTAAAATAATAGAGGTTCCTAAAGACATAAATGCTCAACACATTGTAGGCGTATCATTTTTAGCAGGAATTGGATTTACTATGGCTATATTTATTGCTAGTTTAGCATTTGCTAAAAGTCCTGAGTTCCTTGGATCAGCCAAAATAGGTGTTTTATTAGGCTCTCTTGTTTCAGCAATAATTGGATACCTAATATTGAGGTATAATAAAACTGATGAAATTGACAACGAAGAAGAATTAAGTGCTAGTTAA